In Thermodesulfovibrionales bacterium, one DNA window encodes the following:
- the wrbA gene encoding NAD(P)H:quinone oxidoreductase, translating into MKILIVYYSTYGNVYKMAKLVAEGVKQVSGVEPVIRRAPELIPENIIQSRPDMKAGAEMQKDIPVVTLDDFKDAAAYAFGTPTRFGNVCAQLKNVIDQLGPLWMNKVFEGKPAGVFVSTGTIHGGQESTILT; encoded by the coding sequence ATGAAGATTCTAATTGTCTATTACAGTACCTATGGTAATGTATATAAAATGGCTAAACTTGTTGCAGAGGGTGTAAAACAGGTTTCCGGGGTAGAGCCAGTTATTAGAAGGGCACCTGAGCTCATTCCTGAGAATATTATTCAGTCAAGGCCTGATATGAAGGCCGGTGCTGAGATGCAGAAAGATATACCAGTTGTTACACTTGATGATTTCAAGGATGCTGCAGCCTATGCCTTTGGCACTCCGACGAGGTTTGGAAATGTCTGCGCTCAGTTAAAGAATGTGATAGACCAGCTCGGTCCATTATGGATGAACAAAGTCTTTGAGGGAAAGCCAGCTGGTGTATTTGTATCCACGGGCACCATTCATGGCGGACAGGAATCCACCATTCTTACAC